From Leptolyngbya sp. KIOST-1, one genomic window encodes:
- the pdeM gene encoding ligase-associated DNA damage response endonuclease PdeM, translated as MSPTLPGEVLSVGSTQLHLLGDRALFLPAQRALLVSDVHLGKAETFQHHGLPVSSQVNHGTLARLAALCVQHQPDHLWILGDLFHGQDGMVDEVIDAWLKFLHRTQVSAHLILGNHDRRLHATLTQLSVQCWVEAVEVDGVLLSHEPDPNPDRLNICGHIHPCFRLKLGCDRLRLPCFHWQPRQNRLTLPSFGEFTGGYDIVLAAGETAYVVAEGAVVGFGR; from the coding sequence ATGTCCCCTACCCTACCCGGAGAAGTTCTCAGCGTTGGCTCCACCCAGCTGCACCTGTTGGGCGATCGCGCCCTTTTTCTCCCCGCCCAGCGCGCCCTGTTGGTGTCGGATGTCCACCTGGGCAAGGCGGAGACGTTTCAGCACCACGGGCTGCCGGTGTCGAGCCAGGTCAACCACGGTACCCTGGCCCGGCTCGCGGCGCTCTGTGTCCAGCACCAGCCTGACCACCTGTGGATTCTGGGCGATCTGTTCCACGGACAGGACGGCATGGTCGATGAGGTGATCGACGCCTGGCTGAAGTTTTTGCACCGCACCCAGGTGAGCGCCCACCTGATCCTCGGCAACCACGATCGCCGCCTGCACGCTACCCTCACGCAGCTCTCGGTGCAGTGCTGGGTGGAGGCGGTGGAGGTCGATGGCGTGCTGCTGAGCCATGAGCCCGACCCGAACCCCGATCGCCTGAATATCTGCGGCCACATCCATCCCTGTTTTCGACTGAAGCTGGGCTGCGATCGCCTGCGACTGCCCTGCTTTCACTGGCAGCCCCGGCAAAACCGGCTGACGCTGCCCTCCTTTGGCGAGTTTACCGGCGGCTACGACATTGTGCTGGCGGCGGGGGAGACGGCCTACGTGGTAGCCGAGGGGGCGGTGGTGGGGTTTGGGCGGTAG
- the opcA gene encoding glucose-6-phosphate dehydrogenase assembly protein OpcA produces MTTTPIVALQRPKDISLDEIESELQSIWHMQDSGVAAPTATRATTFTMVVYEPEEVQQVLAALGHYAGFIDGNHGPQTREGLRQAQIAYDLRVTGRVDPPTLARIRQEYTQLSNEQKRYKNLDQRGFNLSESISAHNPCRIISLCPTFGEDTGVTAQVSVYCPVQKKSTSNLVCCEYITLRGTKAALERVSDLIASLTLPELPKFVWWKATPSPEQLLFRNLAKSSNCIIVDSSYFSDAEAELQKMQELIEQDTYIADLNWHRLAPWQELAASAFDPPERRESLLDVDRISIDYEQGNAAQALLYLGWFASRLGWQPVSYVEEGGIYNIKKIYFKGPNDLDVEAELAGIPVADSGEVIGDLTGLRIQSTNPNANCCTILCSETTGCMRMEAGGGAQACQVEQVTALSDQRADFMLGQQLQRWGEDVLYEESLAMVAQIMQLL; encoded by the coding sequence ATGACCACCACTCCCATCGTTGCCCTGCAAAGGCCAAAGGATATCTCCCTCGACGAGATCGAGTCAGAGCTCCAGAGCATCTGGCACATGCAAGACTCGGGGGTAGCGGCCCCCACCGCCACTCGGGCCACCACGTTTACCATGGTGGTCTACGAGCCGGAGGAGGTGCAGCAGGTGTTGGCCGCCCTGGGCCACTACGCTGGGTTTATCGACGGCAACCACGGTCCCCAGACCCGCGAGGGCCTGCGCCAGGCCCAGATCGCCTATGACCTGCGGGTGACGGGCCGGGTGGATCCTCCCACTTTGGCCCGCATTCGCCAGGAGTATACCCAGCTCTCCAACGAGCAAAAGCGCTACAAAAACCTGGACCAGCGGGGCTTTAACCTGAGCGAGTCGATCTCGGCCCACAACCCCTGCCGCATCATCAGCCTGTGCCCCACCTTTGGGGAAGATACGGGGGTAACGGCCCAGGTGTCGGTGTACTGCCCGGTGCAGAAGAAGAGCACCAGCAACCTGGTGTGCTGCGAGTACATTACCCTGCGGGGCACAAAAGCGGCCCTGGAGCGGGTCAGCGATCTAATTGCGTCGCTGACGCTGCCGGAGCTGCCCAAGTTTGTCTGGTGGAAGGCGACCCCCAGCCCGGAGCAACTCCTGTTCCGCAACCTGGCCAAGAGCAGCAACTGCATCATTGTGGACTCCAGCTACTTCAGCGACGCCGAGGCCGAGCTGCAGAAAATGCAGGAGCTGATCGAGCAGGACACCTACATCGCCGACCTCAACTGGCACCGGCTGGCCCCCTGGCAGGAGCTGGCGGCCTCGGCCTTTGACCCGCCGGAGCGGCGCGAGTCGCTGCTGGATGTGGACCGCATTAGCATTGACTACGAGCAGGGCAATGCGGCCCAGGCGCTGCTGTACCTGGGCTGGTTTGCCAGCCGCCTGGGCTGGCAGCCAGTGAGCTATGTGGAAGAGGGCGGCATTTACAACATCAAGAAAATCTATTTCAAGGGCCCCAACGATCTGGACGTTGAGGCAGAGCTGGCGGGCATTCCGGTGGCGGACTCGGGCGAGGTGATTGGCGACCTGACCGGGCTGCGGATTCAGTCCACTAACCCCAACGCCAACTGCTGCACCATTCTGTGTTCAGAAACTACCGGCTGCATGCGGATGGAGGCGGGCGGTGGGGCCCAGGCCTGTCAGGTGGAACAGGTGACGGCGCTGTCGGACCAGCGGGCGGACTTTATGCTGGGGCAGCAGCTCCAGCGCTGGGGTGAGGATGTGCTCTACGAGGAGAGCCTGGCCATGGTGGCGCAGATTATGCAGCTGCTGTAG